One window of Corynebacterium accolens genomic DNA carries:
- a CDS encoding single-stranded DNA-binding protein has protein sequence MSQYPVMLTGRLTQDPILTKTSTGAYKTKLRIASSRRVPDRPADTGTDAENQRGQQQWRDVDHLFIDVEMWNQFAINVKKSLAKGMPLLVCGSIVSDQWRDDEGKDHYRTFIKAQYVGLDLNRHVIGAKRLAPQYNQENIAIPELGENEVVPDVDNSAPGDTAADTAADRIQAGNSAAAQDGEEVATQEEEAAETVHA, from the coding sequence ATGTCTCAATATCCAGTGATGTTAACCGGCCGCCTTACCCAAGATCCCATCTTGACCAAGACCTCGACCGGCGCATATAAAACCAAGCTGCGCATCGCCTCCTCGCGGCGCGTGCCTGATCGCCCCGCCGATACCGGCACCGACGCGGAGAACCAACGCGGCCAGCAGCAGTGGCGCGATGTAGACCACCTCTTTATTGACGTGGAAATGTGGAACCAATTTGCCATCAACGTCAAGAAATCCCTGGCCAAGGGCATGCCGCTATTGGTCTGCGGCTCGATCGTCTCCGATCAGTGGCGCGATGATGAAGGCAAGGACCACTACCGCACCTTTATCAAGGCGCAGTATGTGGGCCTGGACCTAAACCGCCACGTCATCGGAGCAAAGCGCTTGGCGCCGCAATACAACCAGGAAAACATCGCCATCCCAGAGCTTGGCGAAAACGAAGTTGTGCCCGACGTGGATAACTCCGCGCCGGGAGATACCGCCGCCGATACAGCTGCAGACCGCATCCAAGCGGGAAATAGTGCGGCAGCCCAAGACGGCGAGGAAGTAGCAACGCAAGAGGAGGAGGCCGCCGAAACCGTGCATGCATAG
- a CDS encoding cytochrome c oxidase assembly protein, with protein MRAMVNTLVKSTPSGTQKPRPSWGIFIAAMLFAGLVAGFISLFLLAGSLAALGIPDPGRITTFGLPLFRGLAWLLMALSVGSFLASSFLIAPRGDNDSLIEAPLSVDGHIAARTGTWSAFGVAAVGLVEIPMIMSDLTGTPFFKVFNLTILKMAFTEISSTIVWGIAVLIALTVGIIGSFSRTWAMQPVLLLLSILQVVPIGLEGHSATGGDHDYGTNSLLWHLVFVMLWVGGLMALIAHGRRLGPNLAFAVKRYSAIAFMAIVVLAVSGLVNTLIRMDISDLPQSPYGIILITKFVLTILLGIMGLIHRELTIPQLDKNPRLFIRIAIVELAVMAGTIGVAITLGRTVPPPPRDPNLSSMQILMGYNLHEAPTVFNIWTMFRFDIMFGTIGLLLAAAYGYCVYRVHKRGLSWDKGRTAWFMVGSLGLTLVMSTGLGLYMPAMYSIHMLVHMILSMTIPLLMVLGAPVTLVMEAYEPGPKGQPSPHDYALALTQSKFVRVITNPFVNLAQYLFFLYVLYLFPSLYEFAISEHAGHLIMNYVFLISGYFYFWEVIGPDPLPRRHSTPFRLGMLFLSMPFHLFAGVYLMQLQTVLGLDFYQYLELPWDQDLLQDQRVGGGIAWGFGQFPLVIVFGKLFLDWLRDDRATARRHDVQAEADDDAELARYNAMLEDMSHGDESGFRGH; from the coding sequence ATGCGAGCTATGGTCAATACGCTGGTCAAAAGCACGCCGTCTGGAACGCAAAAACCCCGTCCTTCCTGGGGAATTTTTATTGCAGCAATGCTTTTTGCTGGCTTGGTCGCCGGGTTCATTTCCCTATTCTTATTGGCGGGTTCCTTGGCCGCCTTGGGCATTCCGGACCCAGGGCGGATTACCACCTTCGGCTTGCCGCTTTTCCGCGGTCTGGCGTGGCTGCTGATGGCGCTATCCGTGGGATCCTTTTTGGCCTCGTCGTTTCTCATCGCCCCGCGCGGGGACAACGATTCCCTCATCGAGGCGCCTTTATCGGTCGACGGCCATATCGCCGCCCGCACTGGCACGTGGTCGGCCTTCGGCGTTGCGGCCGTGGGGCTGGTAGAAATCCCGATGATCATGTCGGACCTGACCGGCACGCCATTTTTTAAGGTCTTCAACCTGACCATTTTGAAAATGGCCTTTACGGAGATTTCCTCCACCATCGTGTGGGGAATCGCGGTGCTTATCGCCCTTACCGTGGGAATTATTGGCAGCTTCAGCCGCACCTGGGCCATGCAGCCGGTCCTGCTTTTGCTGTCCATCCTGCAGGTGGTTCCCATCGGACTTGAGGGCCACTCCGCGACCGGCGGCGACCACGACTACGGCACGAACTCGCTGCTGTGGCACCTGGTATTTGTGATGCTGTGGGTGGGCGGCCTCATGGCGCTCATCGCGCACGGACGGCGCCTGGGCCCGAACCTCGCCTTCGCCGTCAAGCGCTATTCCGCCATCGCATTCATGGCCATCGTCGTGCTGGCCGTGTCTGGCCTGGTCAATACGCTCATCCGGATGGATATTTCGGACCTGCCGCAATCGCCCTACGGCATCATCCTGATCACCAAATTCGTGCTCACCATCCTGCTGGGCATTATGGGGCTTATCCACCGTGAACTCACCATTCCGCAGTTAGATAAAAACCCGCGGCTCTTTATCCGCATCGCCATCGTGGAGCTCGCGGTCATGGCGGGCACGATTGGCGTAGCCATCACCTTGGGGCGCACCGTGCCGCCGCCACCGCGGGATCCGAACTTGAGCTCCATGCAGATCCTCATGGGCTATAACCTGCATGAGGCGCCCACGGTATTCAATATCTGGACGATGTTCCGCTTTGACATCATGTTTGGCACGATTGGCCTGCTCTTGGCCGCGGCATATGGCTACTGCGTTTACCGCGTGCACAAGCGCGGATTGAGCTGGGACAAGGGGCGCACCGCGTGGTTTATGGTCGGTTCGCTGGGCCTTACGCTCGTCATGTCCACTGGCCTAGGCCTGTACATGCCAGCAATGTATTCCATCCACATGCTGGTGCACATGATTTTGTCCATGACCATTCCGCTGCTCATGGTGCTAGGCGCGCCCGTCACCTTGGTCATGGAGGCCTACGAACCGGGTCCGAAGGGCCAACCCAGCCCGCACGATTATGCCTTGGCGCTGACCCAATCTAAGTTCGTGCGGGTCATTACCAATCCCTTCGTGAACTTGGCGCAGTACCTCTTTTTCCTCTACGTGCTCTACCTTTTCCCGAGCCTGTACGAATTCGCCATTTCGGAGCACGCCGGCCACCTCATCATGAACTACGTGTTCCTCATTTCCGGCTACTTCTACTTCTGGGAGGTCATTGGCCCAGATCCCTTGCCTAGGCGCCATTCCACGCCTTTCCGGCTTGGCATGCTTTTTTTGTCGATGCCCTTTCACCTCTTCGCCGGCGTGTACCTGATGCAGCTGCAGACGGTGCTTGGCCTCGACTTCTATCAGTACCTCGAGCTGCCTTGGGATCAAGACTTGCTGCAGGACCAGCGCGTGGGCGGGGGCATCGCCTGGGGCTTTGGCCAATTCCCCTTGGTCATTGTCTTTGGCAAGCTCTTTTTGGATTGGCTGCGCGATGACCGCGCGACGGCGCGGCGCCACGATGTGCAGGCGGAGGCGGACGATGACGCTGAGCTCGCCCGCTATAACGCGATGCTGGAGGATATGAGCCACGGCGATGAAAGCGGGTTCCGCGGGCACTAA